A genomic region of Deltaproteobacteria bacterium contains the following coding sequences:
- a CDS encoding ABC transporter ATP-binding protein, whose amino-acid sequence MGRLLTIEDLKIYFHILAGTVRAVDGVSFHIDQGETLGVVGESGCGKSVTAMALLQLIPMPPGELVGGRTEFEGMDLLRLNSDRIRQVRGNRISMIFQEPMTSLNPVFTIGNQIQEAIQLHQGLNAHQAEEKAVEMLDLVGISDPRRRVREYPHQLSGGMRQRVMIAMALSCNPALLIADEPTTALDVTVQAQILELMLDLQAKINMSIMMITHNLGVIAEVANRVIVMYCGKIVESADVHSIFHKPMHPYTRQLLASVPHLGGEQTRLQEIPGIVPSLYALPPGCDFHPRCAEAAEACKLRCPNLVEMEPSHWVACERAVKKS is encoded by the coding sequence ATGGGCCGGCTGCTGACCATCGAAGATCTGAAGATTTATTTCCACATCCTGGCCGGAACGGTCCGGGCCGTGGACGGAGTCAGTTTTCATATTGATCAGGGGGAAACCCTCGGGGTCGTGGGTGAATCCGGGTGCGGCAAGAGCGTTACGGCCATGGCCCTGCTTCAACTCATCCCCATGCCGCCCGGGGAGCTGGTGGGGGGCCGGACCGAGTTTGAAGGAATGGACCTCCTGCGCCTCAACTCGGACCGGATCCGGCAGGTACGGGGAAACCGCATCTCCATGATCTTCCAGGAGCCCATGACCTCTCTCAACCCGGTCTTCACCATCGGCAATCAGATCCAGGAAGCCATCCAGCTTCATCAGGGGTTGAATGCTCATCAAGCAGAGGAGAAAGCCGTGGAGATGCTCGACCTGGTGGGGATTTCCGATCCCCGCCGGCGGGTCCGGGAGTATCCCCATCAGCTCAGCGGCGGCATGCGCCAGCGGGTCATGATCGCCATGGCCCTCAGCTGCAACCCGGCCCTGCTCATTGCGGACGAGCCGACCACGGCTCTCGATGTGACCGTGCAGGCTCAGATCCTGGAGCTGATGCTTGACCTGCAAGCCAAGATCAACATGAGCATCATGATGATCACCCACAACTTAGGAGTCATTGCCGAGGTGGCGAACCGGGTGATCGTCATGTACTGCGGAAAGATCGTTGAGTCCGCGGACGTGCATTCCATCTTTCATAAACCCATGCATCCCTACACCCGGCAGCTTTTAGCTTCCGTTCCCCACTTAGGAGGAGAGCAAACCCGACTCCAGGAAATTCCCGGTATTGTTCCCAGCCTTTATGCGCTGCCCCCGGGATGCGATTTTCATCCCCGCTGCGCGGAAGCAGCGGAAGCCTGCAAATTGCGGTGCCCTAATTTAGTGGAAATGGAACCCAGCCACTGGGTGGCCTGCGAACGAGCGGTAAAGAAATCATGA
- a CDS encoding dipeptide ABC transporter ATP-binding protein — protein sequence MMNNGALLSVRDLKKYFLLKRTTLFGPRERVYAVDGVSFELQRGETLGLVGESGCGKSTLGRTILHLIEPTAGKIFFEGQDITQLKPVQWKKLRAEMQIIFQDPYSSLNPRMTVEHIVGDALKTHGLATGNEVPGRVAEMLDKVGIHREKMRCFPHEFSGGQRQRIGIARALILKPKLIICDEPVSALDVSIQAQVINLLSDLKKEFQLSYILIAHDLSVVNHVSNRIAVMYLGKVIELASNKKLLAKPLHPYTQALMSAVPVLDPDKKKKRIILKGDVPSPIKPPSGCRFHPRCPQVMNICPKVEPIWAEVEPHHFAMCHLYGACQPQ from the coding sequence ATGATGAACAACGGCGCCCTTTTAAGCGTTCGCGACCTGAAGAAATATTTTTTGCTGAAGCGGACCACCCTGTTCGGTCCCCGGGAAAGGGTTTACGCGGTGGATGGGGTGAGTTTCGAACTCCAGAGGGGGGAGACTCTGGGCTTGGTGGGCGAGTCGGGATGCGGGAAATCAACCCTCGGGCGGACCATCCTCCATTTGATTGAGCCAACGGCGGGAAAGATCTTCTTTGAAGGCCAGGACATCACCCAGTTAAAACCTGTTCAGTGGAAAAAGCTTCGGGCCGAGATGCAGATCATCTTTCAGGACCCATACTCCTCCCTGAACCCCCGCATGACCGTGGAGCATATCGTCGGCGATGCTTTGAAAACGCATGGCCTGGCCACCGGAAATGAGGTGCCCGGCCGGGTTGCGGAGATGCTGGATAAAGTCGGAATTCACCGGGAGAAGATGAGATGTTTCCCTCACGAATTTTCCGGAGGACAGCGCCAGCGCATCGGCATTGCCCGGGCCCTGATCCTGAAGCCCAAACTGATCATCTGCGACGAGCCGGTGAGCGCCTTAGACGTGTCCATCCAGGCCCAGGTGATCAATCTCCTGAGCGACCTGAAGAAGGAGTTCCAGCTTTCTTATATCCTGATCGCCCACGACCTGAGCGTGGTGAACCACGTGAGCAACCGGATTGCCGTCATGTATTTGGGCAAAGTCATCGAGCTGGCCTCAAATAAAAAACTGCTGGCTAAGCCGCTTCATCCTTACACCCAGGCGCTTATGTCCGCCGTGCCGGTTTTGGATCCGGACAAGAAAAAGAAACGGATCATCCTGAAAGGAGATGTACCCAGTCCGATCAAACCTCCCTCCGGTTGTAGGTTCCACCCGCGCTGCCCGCAGGTCATGAACATCTGCCCCAAGGTTGAACCCATTTGGGCTGAAGTGGAGCCTCACCACTTCGCTATGTGCCACCTATACGGGGCCTGTCAGCCCCAGTAA
- a CDS encoding M20/M25/M40 family metallo-hydrolase, whose protein sequence is MITINQDRLVKQFMDFVQIDSPSFEEAPFVLALGKELKALGLAVENDRTGQNGAGNLFSVLPGTDRGLPPILLCMHTDTVEPGRGIKPRLEDGQIRSAGTTILGADNKSAVAATLEAIRWLQASRPAHGDLEILFTWGEERGHQGARVFDVSRLHARIGFVPDGGGPLGTIITQAPYYDSVRATFLGKAAHAGLTPEKGISALVMASKAITRMNLGRIDEETTANLGKISGGSGRNTIPERVEVEGEARSLDFRKLEKQVNQMRMAMEEAAREWGGQVQVEIKREYSGFHIGNNDASVRIAQRSSRAVGLTPTITSTNGGSDGNDLNAQGIQTVVLGMGGRDYHSTQESISVSELVKLTELITALVVESGRNR, encoded by the coding sequence ATGATCACCATAAATCAGGACCGGCTGGTAAAGCAATTTATGGATTTCGTGCAGATTGATTCCCCCTCCTTCGAAGAGGCGCCCTTTGTGCTGGCCCTCGGAAAAGAGCTGAAAGCGCTGGGCCTTGCGGTGGAAAATGACCGGACCGGCCAGAATGGGGCTGGAAATTTATTTTCAGTCCTTCCGGGGACGGACCGGGGCCTTCCCCCCATTCTCCTTTGCATGCATACGGACACGGTCGAACCCGGCCGGGGAATCAAGCCGCGGCTCGAAGACGGCCAGATCCGCAGCGCCGGAACCACCATTCTGGGAGCGGATAATAAATCAGCCGTGGCCGCGACATTGGAGGCCATCCGCTGGCTGCAAGCTTCTCGCCCGGCCCACGGTGATCTGGAAATTCTCTTTACCTGGGGGGAGGAGCGGGGTCATCAAGGAGCCAGAGTTTTTGATGTTTCCCGGTTACATGCCCGGATCGGTTTCGTCCCTGATGGAGGAGGTCCCCTCGGCACCATTATCACCCAGGCCCCTTACTATGATTCTGTCCGGGCGACTTTCCTGGGCAAGGCGGCCCATGCTGGTCTTACCCCGGAGAAAGGCATCAGTGCCCTGGTAATGGCCTCCAAGGCTATTACCCGCATGAACTTGGGACGCATTGATGAAGAGACCACGGCCAACCTGGGAAAAATTTCCGGTGGATCTGGGCGCAATACCATACCCGAACGGGTTGAAGTAGAGGGAGAAGCAAGGAGCCTCGACTTTCGTAAATTAGAAAAGCAGGTCAATCAGATGCGCATGGCCATGGAAGAGGCGGCCCGCGAATGGGGAGGACAGGTCCAGGTGGAGATTAAGCGTGAGTATTCCGGTTTTCATATCGGGAATAATGATGCCTCCGTCAGAATCGCCCAGAGGTCTTCCCGGGCAGTCGGTTTAACCCCCACCATCACCAGCACCAATGGGGGGAGCGACGGCAACGATCTCAACGCCCAGGGGATTCAAACCGTAGTCCTGGGAATGGGGGGACGGGATTATCACAGCACCCAAGAATCGATTTCTGTGTCTGAACTGGTGAAACTTACTGAATTGATTACTGCTCTGGTGGTGGAATCTGGACGCAATAGATAA